In Cydia splendana chromosome 3, ilCydSple1.2, whole genome shotgun sequence, one DNA window encodes the following:
- the LOC134806771 gene encoding vascular endothelial growth factor receptor 1 isoform X4, whose product MTDMLGWCLVAYLLVISDAQQISGPIILSPNEILLQNKQNYTIHCKGKRPINFTIQEAAEDEDTDFKKILRKVAPSDNEYEYEIALDLFSVDPFAVGYYACHDDQVDPSQIFTDLVEEPTNNEHISYTYVYVNDPQNLIAPMREIVYVVKPGAKTIIECRPTFPDVQVNLTMKNETQQVKSNQSKIVRINKIGFLVRVRKTDTYTYTCEGRRGSYASRKSAYIHLRLPTVSNDAVKPQIASRDNRFLAGETIFMNCTVNYTVNNAISLRWITPRPLSEDDVKSNEYEIHTDILYRAIWVKNASEKDAGEYICEARKGISDISTNTQKMIYLKTPYLKLKRYGPDRATTSNPQFKFAFEIDGYPPPEYKFIKNNNTRINNGTKYKIEQNKTIKILHVLIVNDVDITDTGDYTVEATNANGTQRLTNHLNVMDVPRVTFHLSEGRKLKGQQVKLVCEVTGYPFPNVEWSFIDIQSNKELDTPLKGTVIEESEYKIVSTLDLPVQSPGTIICRASNTQGDDQRTKALLVDEIEGGFGIENEGKEVKEVSEGDSLILRCLASRYDFTSVQWHGPNDEEIPGAVFEYSTNAMSLVAKMEINDALISHTGNYSCVAYHNVTSEERTETISVVVAGLRAASIKVPAEDITEKEVIPFNDVTLTCIAEAIPPPGITWYKDENEIASSNVITRSLNYSTVNSTYTFKQNGTDDSIYECVATSGTSRASKMYQVTVTMLKSRFKWEYLSILVAIMLALVLLVLYLCWRIKKEKRFRKELAAAGLLYFKEGAPKSLNPQLGIDEQAELLPYDDKFEFPVEKLILGPQLGAGAFGVVYKAEARGIINAEDSTTVAVKMVKKTADNIYIKALASELKIMVHLGKHINIVNLLGACTKNVGKRELIVIVEFCKFGNIHNYMQRHRDVFIDQLTDNKEKAQGNVNRAFSCSGGDSGMTSDCLNTNQTQQTDHTFLNTAASNRSGRLDKPKPQSEFEKVSESGYVQPEWRSNYESDYVYEGRKPRPLTSRDLLAWAFQIARGMEYLANMKILHGDLAARNILLAEDNVVKICDFGLARSIYKNDEYQKKENSPLPVKWLAIECMTDRIFSTQSDVWSFGIVLWELFSLAKTPYPEINPQDLLQRLQEGHRLSKPPYADDRLYRVMRSCWEQRPTKRPTFTELQETIGSFLEDNVRNHYVELNQACAETNENRVGENYLVQVCAPDYNNQVTPSPHHYANDASGFFFGVTPSPTPVQLQHDDEGYLAMTPASNQNVFSPRIGSTFDFDSRKLNGRSSAASQGSELTPMLSLNHLSARSGSDSDHEGATSPYLNMIPRIEEETDERRARRQRWRYRHP is encoded by the exons ATGCTCAACAAATAAGTGGTCCTATTATTTTATCACCTAACGAAATATTactacaaaataaacaaaactatacCATTCACTGTAAAGGGAAAAGGCCAATAAATTTTACAATACAAGAAGCGGCAGAGGACGAAGACACGGATTTTAAAAAGATACTGCGAAAGGTGGCTCCGTCCGATAACGAGTACGAGTACGAAATAGCGTTAGATCTGTTCAGCGTGGATCCCTTCGCTGTCGGCTACTACGCCTGCCACGACGATCAAGTCGACCCGTCGCAAATATTTACCGACCTGGTCGAGGAACCAACCAACAATGAACACATCTCATATACGTACGTCTACGTGAATG ATCCGCAAAATTTAATAGCGCCAATGAGAGAAATCGTTTATGTGGTGAAACCTGGTGCCAAGACAATTATTGAATGTAGACCCACGTTTCCTGACGTACAAGTTAATTTAACTATG AAGAATGAGACACAGCAGGTGAAATCGAATCAAAGCAAGATAGTCAGAATAAACAAGATTGGGTTTTTAGTGAGAGTGCGTAAGACTGACACTTACACTTACACGTGCGAGGGGCGTCGCGGCAGCTATGCCTCGCGGAAAAGTGCCTACATTCATTTGCGTCTACCTA CTGTTTCAAATGATGCGGTGAAACCACAAATAGCAAGCAGAGATAATAGATTCCTCGCGGGTGAGACAATATTTATGAATTGTACTGTCAACTACACTGTAAACAATGCTATCTCACTGAGATGGATAACTCCACGGCCTTTGTCTGAG GATGATGTGAAGTCCAACGAATATGAAATCCATACCGACATCCTATACAGAGCAATTTGGGTTAAAAATGCAAGTGAAAAAGATGCTGGAGAATATATTTGTGAAGCAAGAAAAGGAATCAGTGACATATCGACGAATACACAGAAGATGATATATCTTa aGACACCATATTTGAAACTCAAACGATATGGGCCAGATAGAGCGACCACATCGAATCCACAGTTTAAGTTTGCTTTTGAAATCGACGGATACCCACCACCAGAATACAAATT TATCAAGAATAATAACACGAGAATTAATAATGGCACTAAGTACAAAAtagaacaaaataaaacaataaaaattttaCACGTGTTAATTGTCAATGATGTGGACATTACTGACACAGGAGATTATACAGTGGAGGCAACTAATGCTAACGGTACACAAAGACTGACCAACCATTTAAATGTGATGG ATGTTCCCCGAGTAACTTTCCATCTAAGTGAAGGAAGAAAATTAAAAGGACAACAAGTTAAATTGGTGTGCGAAGTGACCGGCTATCCATTTCCAAACGTCGAGTGGTCTTTTATAGACATTCAATCAAACAAAGAACTCGACACTCCTTTAAAA GGTACCGTAATAGAAGAATCCGAATATAAAATAGTTTCTACACTTGATTTACCAGTTCAATCCCCGGGCACAATCATTTGCAGAGCGTCGAATACCCAAGGGGATGACCAGAGAACTAAAGCCCTTCTTGTTGACGAGATAGAAGGTGGTTTTGGTATTGAAAATGAGGGAAAGGAAGTAAAGGAAGTCTCTGAAGGGGATAGTTTAATTTTAAGATGTCTGGCCTCCAGGTATGACTTCACGTCTGTCCAATGGCATGGTCCGAACGACGAAGAGATACCAG GAGCCGTCTTTGAATATTCAACTAACGCAATGTCTCTTGTCGCAAAAATGGAAATAAATGACGCATTAATAAGTCACACCGGCAATTACTCATGCGTTGCATATCACAATGTAACTAGCGAAGAACGAACAGAAACCATCTCCGTTGTAGTTGCAG GTCTTCGCGCAGCATCAATAAAAGTGCCTGCTGAAGACATTACCGAGAAAGAGGTGATACCATTTAATGATGTGACACTTACATGTATAGCAGAGGCTATTCCTCCGCCTGGTATTACGTGGTACAAG GACGAAAATGAGATAGCAAGCAGTAATGTTATCACACGTTCATTGAATTATAGCACAGTGAATTCAACCTATACATTCAAGCAAAATGGTACCGACGATTCAATTTACGAATGTGTGGCTACAAGTGGTACATCTAGGGCTTCAAAAATGTACCAGGTTACTGTAA CGATGCTCAAGTCACGGTTCAAATGGGAATACCTCAGCATCCTAGTAGCCATAATGTTGGCACTAGTGCTACTAGTGCTGTACTTATGCTGGAGGATAAAGAAAGAGAAGCGATTCAGAAAAGAGTTGGCAGCCGCTGGCCTGCTGTACTTCAAGGAGGGGGCGCCCAAGTCCCTCAACCCACAGCTTGGCATCGATGAACAGGCTGAGTTACTGCCCTACGACGACAAATTTGAGTTCCCAGTTGAAAAATTGATTTTGG ggcCCCAGTTAGGTGCGGGCGCATTCGGTGTGGTATACAAGGCGGAAGCGCGCGGCATTATCAACGCGGAAGACAGTACCACTGTCGCGGTGAAAATGGTGAAGAAAACTGCCGACAATATCTACATCAAGGCGCTCGCTTCCGAACTCAAAATTATGGTGCACCTGGGGAAGCACATCAACATTGTCAATTTGTTGGGCGCGTGCACCAAAAATGTTGGAAAAC GTGAGCTGATCGTGATAGTGGAGTTCTGCAAGTTCGGCAACATCCACAACTACATGCAGCGGCACCGCGACGTGTTCATCGACCAGCTCACCGACAACAAGGAGAAGGCGCAGGGCAACGTCAACCGCGCCTTCTCATGCAGCGGGGGCGACAGCGG tatGACTTCGGATTGTTTGAATACGAATCAGACGCAACAAACAGACCACACGTTCCTCAACACTGCGGCCAGTAATCGCTCAGGAAGACTAG ACAAGCCCAAACCACAGTCGGAATTTGAAAAAG TGTCAGAGTCGGGCTACGTGCAGCCAGAGTGGCGGTCCAACTACGAGAGCGACTACGTGTACGAGGGTCGCAAGCCGCGGCCGCTTACTTCGCGCGACCTCCTGGCCTGGGCCTTCCAGATCGCGAGGGGCATGGAGTACCTTGCCAACATGAAA ATCCTCCACGGAGACTTAGCTGCCAGGAACATATTACTAGCTGAAGATAACGTCGTCAAGATTTGCGATTTCGGCTTAGCTAGAAGCATTTACAAGAACGACGAATACCAGAAGAAAGAAAAC AGCCCCTTGCCAGTGAAGTGGCTAGCCATAGAATGCATGACAGACCGCATATTCTCGACGCAGTCGGACGTGTGGTCGTTCGGGATCGTGCTGTGGGAGCTGTTCTCGCTCGCCAAGACTCCGTACCCTGAGATCAACCCGCAGGACCTACTGCAGCGACTACAGGAAGG ccaTCGCCTCAGCAAGCCGCCCTACGCGGATGATCGTCTGTATCGTGTGATGAGGTCGTGTTGGGAACAACGGCCCACAAAAAGACCTACCTTCACCGAACTGCAGGAGACCATCGGGTCATTCTTAGAGGATAACGTGCGTAAT CACTACGTAGAGCTGAACCAGGCGTGTGCCGAGACGAACGAGAACCGCGTCGGAGAGAACTACTTGGTGCAAGTGTGCGCGCCCGACTACAACAACCAGGTGACGCCGAGCCCCCACCACTACGCCAACGACGCCAGTGGCTTCTTCTTCGGCGTCACTCCGTCGCCGACCCCGGTGCAGTTGCAACATG